In Leisingera sp. NJS204, the following are encoded in one genomic region:
- a CDS encoding cbb3-type cytochrome c oxidase subunit I: MKYQSQKVAYAYFMVAMGLFAIQVLGGLLAGWIYVWPNTLSELLPFNIVRMLHTNALIVWLLLGFFGAAYYLIPEESEREIFSVKLAYIQLAILVVGTLGAVGSYLVGIHGGREFLEQPLWVKFGILVAAVIFLVNISLTVLAGRKTAITNILLMGLWLLSLLWVFAFINPDNLSLDKMYWWFVVHLWVEATWELVMAAILGYLMLKLTGVDREVVEKWLYVIVALALFSGILGTGHHFLWIGTPGYWQWVGSIFSTLEVIPFFAMMSFAFVMVWKGRKNHPNKAALLWSLGASTVAFFGAGVWGFLHTLHGVNYYTHGTQITAAHGHLAFYGAYVAMNLAMFTYAMPHLRNRDPYNQVLNMASFWLMTGGMAFMTFVLTFAGTIQTHMQRIVGDYYMDVQDQLGLFYLMRLGSGVVVVLGALLFIYATVVVRREVIKPGPAAVPGE; the protein is encoded by the coding sequence ATGAAGTATCAATCACAAAAGGTGGCCTATGCCTATTTCATGGTGGCAATGGGCCTGTTTGCAATCCAGGTCCTTGGCGGGCTTTTGGCGGGCTGGATCTATGTCTGGCCCAACACGCTGAGCGAGCTGCTGCCCTTCAACATCGTGCGCATGCTGCATACCAACGCGCTGATTGTCTGGCTGCTGCTGGGCTTCTTCGGCGCCGCCTATTACCTGATCCCCGAGGAGTCCGAACGCGAGATTTTCTCGGTGAAACTCGCCTATATCCAGCTGGCCATTCTTGTCGTCGGCACTCTGGGCGCGGTCGGCTCTTACCTCGTGGGCATCCACGGCGGGCGGGAGTTCCTGGAACAGCCCCTGTGGGTCAAGTTCGGCATTCTTGTCGCGGCGGTGATATTCCTCGTGAACATCTCGCTGACCGTGCTGGCGGGCCGCAAAACCGCGATCACCAACATCCTGCTGATGGGCCTGTGGCTGCTGTCCTTGCTGTGGGTCTTTGCCTTCATCAACCCGGACAACCTCAGCCTTGATAAAATGTACTGGTGGTTTGTTGTGCACCTCTGGGTGGAAGCCACCTGGGAACTGGTGATGGCCGCAATCCTTGGTTACCTGATGCTGAAACTCACCGGTGTGGACCGCGAAGTGGTGGAAAAATGGCTCTATGTCATCGTTGCCCTGGCGCTGTTCTCCGGCATCCTGGGCACTGGCCACCATTTCCTCTGGATCGGCACACCGGGTTACTGGCAGTGGGTCGGCTCTATCTTCTCAACTCTTGAGGTGATCCCCTTCTTCGCGATGATGAGCTTTGCCTTTGTCATGGTCTGGAAAGGCCGCAAGAACCACCCGAACAAGGCCGCACTGCTGTGGTCGCTGGGTGCATCGACCGTGGCTTTCTTTGGCGCCGGCGTCTGGGGTTTCCTGCACACGCTGCACGGGGTGAACTACTATACCCACGGCACCCAGATCACCGCCGCCCACGGGCACCTCGCGTTCTACGGCGCCTATGTGGCGATGAACCTGGCGATGTTCACCTATGCGATGCCGCATCTGCGCAACCGCGATCCCTATAACCAGGTGCTGAACATGGCGTCCTTCTGGCTGATGACCGGCGGCATGGCCTTTATGACCTTTGTGCTGACCTTTGCCGGCACCATCCAGACCCACATGCAGCGCATTGTCGGCGACTACTACATGGATGTGCAGGACCAGCTGGGACTGTTCTATCTGATGCGTCTCGGCTCTGGCGTGGTGGTGGTTTTGGG
- a CDS encoding c-type cytochrome: protein MSEILTKSRARNVFYGGSLFFVVVFVAMTAHSHRYIVKTSTAGMELTDAVRLGKHVWERHSCINCHTLHGEGAYFAPEVGNVMTRWGVLDEPEDAYEMLNGWMEAQPSGVEGRRQMPHFEITEEEMRGLSEFLRWADQTDTQNWPPNDAG from the coding sequence ATGTCAGAGATACTTACCAAGTCGCGGGCCAGGAACGTGTTCTACGGGGGCTCCTTGTTCTTCGTTGTCGTGTTCGTGGCCATGACCGCGCACAGCCACCGCTACATCGTCAAGACCTCCACTGCTGGCATGGAACTGACCGACGCGGTGCGGCTGGGAAAACATGTGTGGGAGCGTCACTCCTGCATCAACTGTCACACCCTGCATGGCGAGGGCGCTTATTTCGCCCCTGAAGTCGGCAACGTAATGACCCGCTGGGGCGTGCTGGACGAACCCGAGGACGCCTATGAAATGCTGAACGGCTGGATGGAAGCCCAGCCGTCCGGTGTCGAGGGCCGCCGCCAGATGCCGCATTTCGAGATCACCGAGGAAGAAATGCGCGGCCTTTCTGAATTCCTGCGCTGGGCGGATCAGACCGATACCCAGAACTGGCCTCCGAATGACGCGGGCTGA